One Saccharomyces kudriavzevii IFO 1802 strain IFO1802 genome assembly, chromosome: 4 genomic region harbors:
- the TPI1 gene encoding triose-phosphate isomerase TPI1 (similar to Saccharomyces cerevisiae TPI1 (YDR050C); ancestral locus Anc_3.288), with the protein MARTFFVGGNFKLNGTKQSIKEIVERLNTASIPENVEVVICPPAIYLDYSVSLVKKPQVTVGAQNAYLKASGAFTGENSVDEIKDVGAKWVVLGHSERRSYFHEDDKFVAEKTKFALGQGVGVILCIGETLEEKKAGKTLDVVERQLNAVLEEVKDWTNVVVAYEPVWAIGSGLAATPEDAQDIHASIRKFLASKLGDKTASELRILYGGSANGSNAVTFKTKADVDGFLVGGASLKPEFVDIINSRN; encoded by the coding sequence ATGGCTAGAACTTTCTTCGTCGGTGGTAACTTCAAATTGAACGGTACCAAACAATCCATTAAGGAAATTGTTGAAAGATTGAACACTGCTTCTATCCCAGAAAACGTCGAAGTTGTTATCTGTCCTCCAGCTATCTACTTGGACTACTCTGTCTCCTTGGTTAAGAAGCCACAAGTCACCGTCGGTGCTCAAAACGCCTACTTGAAGGCTTCTGGTGCTTTCACTGGTGAAAACTCCGTTGACGAAATCAAGGATGTCGGTGCCAAATGGGTTGTCTTAGGTCACTCTGAAAGAAGATCTTACTTCCACGAAGATGACAAGTTCGTCGCTGAGAAGACCAAGTTCGCTTTGGGTCAAGGTGTCGGTGTCATCTTGTGTATTGGTgaaactttggaagaaaagaaggccGGTAAGACTTTGGACGTTGTCGAAAGACAATTAAACGCCGTCTTGGAAGAAGTTAAGGACTGGACTAACGTCGTTGTTGCTTACGAACCAGTCTGGGCTATTGGTAGCGGTTTGGCTGCTACTCCAGAAGATGCTCAAGACATTCACGCTTCCATCAGAAAGTTCTTGGCCTCCAAGTTGGGTGACAAGACTGCCAGCGAATTGAGAATCTTATACGGTGGTTCCGCTAACGGTAGCAACGCTGTTACCTTCAAGACCAAGGCTGATGTCGATGGTTTCTTGGTCGGTGGTGCTTCTTTGAAGCCAGAATTTGTTGACATCATCAACTCCAGAAACTAA
- the HEM12 gene encoding uroporphyrinogen decarboxylase HEM12 (similar to Saccharomyces cerevisiae HEM12 (YDR047W); ancestral locus Anc_3.294), translating to MSHFPATKNDLILRAAKGEKVERPPCWIMRQAGRYLPEYHEVKNNRDFFQTCRDAEIASEITIQPVRRYRGLIDAAIIFSDILVIPQAMGMKVEMLEGKGPHFPEPLRTPEDLQIVLDYKVDVLKELDWAFKAITMTRIKLDGEVPLFGFCGGPWTLLVYMTEGGGSRLFRFAKQWINMYPELSHELLQKITDVAVEFLSQQVVAGAQILQVFESWGGELSSVDFDEFSLPYLRQIAGKVPKRLQELGIKEQIPMIVFAKGSWYALDKLCKSDFDVVSLDWSWDPKEAVTINKDRVTLQGNLDPGVMYGSKEIITKKVKQMIEGFGGGKSRYIVNFGHGTHPFMDPDVIKFFLEECHRIGSL from the coding sequence ATGAGCCACTTTCCTGCTACAAAAAATGATCTGATATTGAGGGCTGCAAAGGGGGAAAAAGTCGAAAGACCTCCATGCTGGATCATGCGCCAGGCTGGTCGTTACTTGCCGGAATATCATGAAGTGAAAAACAACCGTGATTTCTTCCAGACTTGCAGGGATGCGGAAATCGCTTCCGAGATTACTATCCAGCCCGTGAGACGTTACAGGGGCCTTATTGATGCTGCCATTATTTTCAGTGATATCTTGGTTATTCCTCAAGCCATGGGCATGAAGGTCGAAATGCTCGAAGGTAAAGGCCCACATTTCCCAGAACCTTTAAGAACTCCGGAAGACCTGCAGATTGTGCTGGATTACAAGGTcgatgttttgaaagagcTAGATTGGGCTTTCAAGGCAATAACTATGACAAGAATCAAGTTGGACGGCGAAGTTCCCTTATTTGGGTTTTGTGGGGGGCCCTGGACTTTATTGGTTTACATGACTGAAGGTGGCGGGTCCCGTCTTTTCAGATTTGCCAAACAATGGATCAACATGTATCCAGAACTCTCTCATGAATTATTGCAGAAAATCACTGATGTAGCCGTGGAGTTCCTAAGCCAACAAGTGGTGGCAGGTGCGCAGATATTGCAAGTTTTTGAGAGTTGGGGTGGCGAACTTTCATCTGTggattttgatgaattttccCTACCATATTTGAGGCAAATTGCTGGAAAAGTACCAAAAAGGTTGCAGGAACTGGGTATCAAGGAACAGATTCCTATGATCGTTTTTGCCAAAGGCTCATGGTACGCCCTAGACAAATTATGCAAATCCGATTTTGATGTTGTCTCGTTGGATTGGAGCTGGGACCCAAAAGAAGCCGTTACGATTAACAAGGATCGCGTTACCTTGCAAGGTAACTTGGACCCTGGCGTCATGTATGGTTCTAAGGAAATTATAACGAAGAAAGTGAAGCAAATGATTGAAGGTTTTGGCGGTGGAAAGTCTCGCTACATCGTTAATTTTGGTCACGGTACCCATCCTTTTATGGATCCAGATGTTATCaagtttttcttggaagaatGCCACAGAATTGGTTCTTTGTag
- the DBF4 gene encoding protein serine/threonine kinase activating protein DBF4 (similar to Saccharomyces cerevisiae DBF4 (YDR052C); ancestral locus Anc_3.299), giving the protein MVSPTKMIIRSPLKETDTNLKHNNGIAVSATATTHLNAFSNDNNGNNNNTSESFPKKRSLERLELQQQQQLHEKKRAKLERARSIEGAVQVSKGTGLKNVEPRVTPKELLEWQTNWKKIMKRDSRIYFDITDDVEMNAYNKSKMEKRRDLLKRGFLTLGAQITQFFDTTVTIVITRRSIENIYLLKDTDILSRAKKNYMKVWSYEKAARFLKNLDVDLDHLSKTKSASLATPTLSNLLHNEKLYGPSDRDPRTKRDDIHYFKYPHVYLYDLWQTWAPIITLEWKSQELTNLDELPYPILKLGSFGRCPFIGDRNYDETSYKRVVKRYSRDKANKKYALQLRALFQYHADTLMNTSSVNDQTKSLIFIPHTCNDSTKSFKKWMQEKAKTFDKDELKKPDDAIQKSHGEDDNQADHNNSISSKEIENRKHLPGEKAENKPFVTEECKNYPQQKESLVTSKLNHPILATFTRQETEEVPDDLCTLKTKSRQAFEIKASGAHQSNDVATSFGNGLGPTRASVMSKNMKSLSRLMVDRKLGIKQTNGSYKSHTITATTAVETAIESKKRPSVNLLQKDEICSKVMNKDNSIHMETTNKVQDLPKTGTKSASTGLKFNNDIKITTDHITASKKTTTSTITTLHPNAQATQPAQKEPIKNSGYCENCRVKYESLEQHIVSEKHLSFAENNLNFEAIDSLIENLRFQI; this is encoded by the coding sequence atggtATCTCCAACAAAAATGATCATAAGGTCTCCATTGAAGGAAACAGACACCAATTTAAAACATAATAATGGGATTGCTGTATCAGCTACGGCGACGACCCATTTAAACGCATTCTCTAACGATAATAACggcaacaataataacaccAGTGAGTCTTTTCCGAAGAAAAGATCCCTTGAGCGCCTCGAGCtccaacaacaacaacagttgcacgaaaagaaaagggctAAACTAGAAAGAGCGAGATCTATTGAAGGTGCTGTTCAAGTGAGCAAGGGGACTGGTTTGAAAAACGTCGAGCCAAGGGTTACACCTAAGGAATTGCTGGAATGGCAAACAAACTGGAAAAAGATCATGAAAAGAGACTCTCGCATCTACTTCGATATTACGGATGACGTAGAGATGAACGCATATAACAAGTCCAAGATGGAAAAGCGTAGAGATCTATTGAAAAGAGGTTTTCTTACTTTGGGCGCACAAATAACCCAGTTTTTCGACACCACCGTTACAATAGTCATTACAAGAAGATCCATTgagaatatatatttgcTAAAGGATACTGACATTTTATCCAGGGCTAAGAAAAATTACATGAAAGTTTGGAGCTACGAGAAAGCTGCAagatttctgaaaaatctcGATGTGGATTTGGATCACTTAAGTAAGACTAAATCTGCGTCTCTGGCTACGCCCACGTTGTCCAATCTTTTACACAATGAAAAGTTGTATGGGCCGTCGGATAGGGATCCCAGAACCAAGAGAGATGACATTCACTATTTCAAATATCCGCATGTATATCTTTATGACCTGTGGCAAACCTGGGCCCCCATAATAACGTTAGAATGGAAATCTCAAGAGTTGACAAACTTGGACGAATTACCTTAcccaattttgaaattgggtTCATTTGGTAGATGTCCTTTTATAGGCGATAGAAACTATGATGAGACTTCTTATAAGCGCGTAGTGAAGAGATATTCGAGAGATAAggcaaacaaaaaatatgcaTTACAACTTCGTGCCTTGTTCCAATATCATGCTGATACCCTTATGAATACGTCATCAGTTAATGATCAAACGAAAAGCCTAATATTTATTCCACATACATGTAACGATTCCACCAaaagcttcaaaaaatggatgcaagaaaaggcaaaaacTTTCGACAAGGACGAATTAAAAAAGCCGGATGATGCTATTCAAAAGTCCCAtggtgaagatgataatCAAGCCGATCATAACAATAGTATATCCTCAAAAGAGATTGAAAACAGGAAACATTTACCAGGAGAGAAGGCAGAAAATAAACCATTTGTCACTGAAGAATGTAAAAATTATCCGCAGCAGAAAGAATCACTTGTTACATCGAAACTAAATCATCCAATATTAGCCACTTTCACAAGACAAGAAACCGAAGAAGTACCGGACGATTTATGTACTTTGAAGACAAAATCACGTCAAGcttttgaaatcaaagcGAGCGGTGCCCATCAATCCAATGATGTAGCGACCTCCTTTGGCAATGGTTTGGGTCCAACAAGGGCAAGTGTTATGAGTAAAAATATGAAGTCTTTGAGTAGACTTATGGTTGATAGAAAGTTGGGGATAAAGCAAACGAACGGCAGCTACAAAAGCCATACTATTACTGCGACTACGGCCGTAGAAACGGCAATAGAAAGCAAGAAAAGGCCAAGTGTTAATCTTTTGcaaaaagatgaaatcTGCTCGAAGGTGATGAACAAAGATAATTCCATACATATGGAAACCACTAACAAAGTACAGGATCTTCCAAAGACCGGTACAAAGTCTGCATCCACGGGCCTAAAATTTAATAATGACATCAAGATAACTACCGACCATATAACAGCATCGAAGAAAACTACAACTTCTACAATTACCACATTACATCCAAATGCACAAGCAACACAGCCAGCTCAAAAAGAACCAATAAAAAATTCTGGATACTGTGAGAACTGTCGTGTAAAATACGAATCCTTAGAACAACATATTGTTTCCGAGAAACATTTGTCTTTTGCtgaaaataatttgaattttgagGCTATTGACTcattaattgaaaatctcagatttcaaatataG
- the HEM13 gene encoding coproporphyrinogen oxidase (similar to Saccharomyces cerevisiae HEM13 (YDR044W); ancestral locus Anc_3.282) translates to MPAPQDPSNLPIRQQMEALIRRKQAEITQGLESIDTVKFHADTWTRGNDGGGGTSMVIQNGTTFEKGGVNVSVVYGQLSPAAVSAMKADHKNLSLPEDPKTGLPVTDGVKFFACGLSMVIHPVNPHAPTTHLNYRYFETWNQDGTPQTWWFGGGADLTPSYLYEEDGELFHQLHKDALDKHDSALYPRFKKWCDEYFYITHRKETRGIGGIFFDDYDERDPQEILKMVEDCFDAFLPSYVTIVKRRKDLPYTKEEQQWQAIRRGRYVEFNLIYDRGTQFGLRTPGSRVESILMSLPEHASWLYNHHPAPGSREAKLLEVTTKPKEWVK, encoded by the coding sequence atgCCTGCCCCTCAAGATCCAAGTAATCTTCCAATTAGACAACAAATGGAAGCTCTTATCCGCCGTAAGCAAGCGGAGATCACGCAAGGCCTGGAATCCATCGATACTGTTAAATTTCATGCTGATACGTGGACCCGAGGTAACGatggtggtggtggtacTTCCATGGTCATTCAAAACGGTACAACTTTCGAAAAGGGTGGTGTCAATGTCTCCGTTGTTTATGGGCAATTGAGCCCAGCGGCTGTCTCGGCCATGAAGGCAGACCACAAGAACTTGAGTTTGCCAGAAGACCCAAAGACTGGTTTGCCAGTTACTGACGGTGTCAAGTTCTTTGCTTGTGGTTTGAGTATGGTTATCCACCCCGTCAACCCACACGCTCCAACCACACACTTGAACTATCGTTACTTTGAAACTTGGAACCAAGATGGAACCCCACAAACTTGGTGGTTCGGTGGCGGTGCTGATTTGACACCTTCTTACTTGTACGAGGAAGACGGTGAACTTTTCCACCAGTTGCACAAGGATGCGTTGGATAAGCATGATTCCGCTTTATATCCTCGTTTCAAGAAATGGTGTGATGAGTACTTCTACATCACTCATCGTAAGGAAACTCGTGGTATTGGTGGTATCTTCTTTGACGATTATGATGAGCGTGATCCACAAgaaatattgaagatgGTTGAAGACTGTTTCGATGCTTTCTTACCATCTTACGTGACTATTgtcaagagaagaaaggaCCTGCCATACACAAAGGAAGAACAACAATGGCAGGCCATTAGACGCGGTAGATACGTTGAATTCAACTTGATCTACGATAGGGGTACCCAGTTTGGTCTGAGAACTCCAGGCTCTAGAGTTGAATCCATTTTGATGAGTTTGCCTGAACATGCCTCCTGGTTATACAACCATCACCCTGCTCCTGGTTCCAGAGAAGCTAAATTATTGGAGGTTACTACTAAACCAAAGGAGTGGGTTAAATAA
- the RPC11 gene encoding DNA-directed RNA polymerase III core subunit RPC11 (similar to Saccharomyces cerevisiae RPC11 (YDR045C); ancestral locus Anc_3.283) encodes MLSFCPSCNNLLLITSGDSGVYTLECRSCPYEFPIEGIEIYDRKKLPRKEVDDVLGGGWDNVDQTKTQCPNYDTCGGESAYFFQLQIRSADEPMTTFYKCVNCGNRWKEN; translated from the coding sequence ATGCTTTCGTTCTGCCCTTCGTGTAACAATTTGTTGCTAATAACGAGTGGAGATAGTGGTGTATATACATTAGAATGCCGTTCATGCCCCTATGAGTTTCCTATAGAAGGCATAGAGATATACGATAGAAAGAAGCTACCAAGAAAGGAAGTTGATGATGTTCTTGGTGGCGGTTGGGACAATGTGGATCAAACCAAAACCCAATGCCCCAATTACGATACTTGTGGTGGTGAAAGTGcttatttctttcagtTGCAAATCAGATCTGCAGATGAGCCGATGACCACGTTTTATAAATGCGTAAACTGTGGTAATAGatggaaagaaaactga
- the BAP3 gene encoding amino acid transporter BAP3 (similar to Saccharomyces cerevisiae BAP2 (YBR068C) and BAP3 (YDR046C); ancestral locus Anc_3.284), giving the protein MSEPIVMSSKMEKNTEFEVTDSPLYNNFNTSTTASLSPEVKEHSEESRNGLVHRFVDSFRRAESQCLEENNDLEDGTRPMKSNNHLKKSMKSRHVVMMSLGTGIGTGLLVANAKGLKLAGPGSLVIGYVLVSFITYFMVQAAGEMGVAYATLPGNFNAYNSIFISKSFGFATTWLFCIQWLTVLPLELITSSMTIKYWNDSINADVFIVIFYVFLLFIHFFGVKAYGETEFIFNSCKILMVAGFIILSVVINCGGAGVDGYIGGKYWRDPGSFADGSNATRFKGICFILVTAYFSFGGIELFVLSINEQSNARKSTPLAAKRSVYRILIIYLLTMILIGFNVPHNNDQLMGSGSAATHASPYVLAASIHKVRVIPHIINAVILISVISVANSALYAAPRLMCSLAQQGYAPRFLNYIDREGRPLRALAVCALVGVVGFVACSPQEEQAFTWLAAIAGLSEIFTWSGIMLSHIRFRKAMKVQGRSLGELGYKANTGIWGSYYGVFFNILVFMAQFWVALSPIGNGGKCDVQAFFEGYLAAPLWIFMYLGYMLYNKDFTLLNPLDKIDLDFHRRVYDPEIMRQEDEENKEKLRNSSIFFRMYNFWC; this is encoded by the coding sequence ATGTCAGAACCTATAGTAATGTCTTccaaaatggaaaagaatACCGAGTTCGAAGTAACAGACTCGCCTTTATATAACAACTTCAATACATCAACCACAGCGTCGTTATCTCCAGAAGTTAAAGAGCACTCTGAGGAATCCCGAAATGGGTTGGTCCACAGATTTGTCGATTCGTTTAGAAGAGCTGAGAGCCAGTGTCTAGAAGAGAATAACGACTTGGAGGATGGTACCAGGCCGATGAAATCGAAcaatcatttgaagaagtcaaTGAAATCGAGACATGTCGTTATGATGTCTCTAGGTACGGGTATAGGAACAGGTCTGTTGGTTGCCAACGCCAAGGGTTTGAAACTTGCTGGCCCAGGGTCTTTAGTCATTGGCTATGTTCTGGTCTCCTTCATCACGTATTTCATGGTCCAAGCGGCCGGTGAAATGGGTGTCGCTTATGCGACACTCCCAGGTAACTTCAATGCGTACAATTCGAtattcatttcaaaatcatttgGTTTCGCTACCACTTGGTTATTTTGTATCCAATGGCTTACTGTTCTACCGTTGGAATTGATTACTTCCTCCATGACCATCAAGTATTGGAATGATTCAATCAATGCAGATGTGTTTATTGTCATCTTTTATGTCTTTTTATTGTTCATCCACTTTTTTGGTGTTAAGGCGTACGGTGAGACGgaattcatcttcaattcCTGTAAAATTTTAATGGTTGCGGGATTCATAATCTTATCAGTCGTTATTAATTGTGGTGGTGCTGGTGTGGACGGTTACATTGGCGGTAAATATTGGCGCGATCCTGGTTCATTTGCAGACGGCAGCAATGCCACTCGTTTCAAAGGTAtttgttttattcttgTAACCGCGTATTTTTCCTTCGGTGGTATTGAATTGTTTGTTCTTTCCATCAATGAACAATCTAATGCTAGAAAATCCACTCCCCTGGCCGCCAAGAGAAGCGTGTATCGTATCCTGATCATTTATTTGTTGACCATGATTCTAATCGGTTTCAATGTTCCTCACAATAACGACCAATTGATGGGTTCTGGAAGTGCGGCAACACATGCTTCACCATATGTATTGGCAGCCTCTATTCACAAAGTCAGAGTCATTCCTCATATCATAAACGCTGTCATTTTAATATCTGTCATCTCCGTAGCAAACTCAGCCCTCTATGCTGCACCAAGATTGATGTGTTCTTTGGCTCAACAGGGTTATGCtccaagatttttgaaCTATATCGATAGAGAAGGGAGGCCATTACGTGCCTTAGCAGTATGCGCTCTTGTGGGTGTCGTCGGCTTCGTTGCTTGCTCCCCACAAGAAGAGCAAGCGTTTACATGGTTAGCTGCTATCGCAGGTTTGAGTGAAATCTTTACATGGTCAGGAATCATGCTTTCTCACATCCGATTCAGGAAAGCTATGAAAGTTCAAGGAAGATCACTTGGTGAACTTGGGTATAAAGCCAACACCGGTATATGGGGTTCGTACTACGgggttttcttcaatattctTGTATTCATGGCACAGTTCTGGGTAGCACTGTCGCCAATAGGCAATGGCGGCAAGTGTGACGTTCAAGCCTTCTTCGAAGGTTACTTGGCTGCACCCCTATGGATTTTTATGTATTTAGGATACATGCTTTACAACAAGGATTTCACCCTTTTAAACCCATTGGATAAAATTGACTTGGACTTCCACAGAAGGGTTTACGATCCTGAAATAATGAGGcaagaggatgaagaaaacaaagagaaactAAGAAACTCCTCGATATTCTTCAGAATGTATAACTTTTGGTGTTAA
- the DET1 gene encoding acid phosphatase DET1 (similar to Saccharomyces cerevisiae DET1 (YDR051C); ancestral locus Anc_3.287) — protein sequence MCEEDVHVSEDVASGGGSFRNARPRLIVLIRHGESESNKNKEVNGYIPNHLISLTKTGQIQARQAGIDLLRVLNVDDHNLVEDLANKYIKDESSRRTLPLKDYTRLSKEKDTNVVFYTSPYRRARETLKGVLDVIDEYNELNSGVRICEDMRYDPCGKQKHAFWPRGINNTGGVYENNEDNICEGKPDKCYLQYRVKDEPRIREQDFGNFQKINSMQDVMKKRSTYGHFFFRFPHGESAADVYDRVASFQETLFRHFHDRQERRPRDVVVLVTHGIYSRVFLMKWFRWTYEEFESFTNVPNGSVMVMELDESINRYVLRTVLPKWTDCEGDLTT from the coding sequence ATGTGTGAGGAGGATGTTCATGTCAGTGAAGATGTTGCCAGCGGTGGAGGCTCTTTTAGAAATGCTAGGCCTAGACTGATTGTATTAATAAGGCACGGGGAAAGTGAATCGAATAAGAATAAGGAGGTGAACGGTTACATTCCCAACCACctaatttctttgactAAAACCGGTCAGATTCAAGCCAGGCAGGCTGGTATTGACTTACTACGTGTTTTGAATGTGGATGACCACAATTTAGTGGAAGACTTGGCTaacaaatatataaaagatGAAAGTAGCAGGAGAACCTTACCTTTAAAAGATTATACCAGGCTAAGTAAAGAGAAGGATACAAACGTGGTTTTCTACACATCGCCTTATAGAAGGGCGAGGGAAACTTTGAAGGGTGTCTTAGATGTCATCGATGAATATAATGAACTAAATAGCGGTGTGCGTATTTGTGAAGATATGAGGTATGATCCCTGTGGTAAACAGAAGCATGCATTTTGGCCCAGAGGTATTAATAACACTGGCGGGGTttatgaaaataatgaagataatATTTGTGAAGGGAAGCCAGATAAATGTTACCTACAATATAGAGTCAAGGATGAGCCGAGGATAAGGGAACAAGATTTTGgtaatttccaaaaaatcaatagCATGCAGGATGtcatgaagaagagatCCACTTACggtcatttctttttcaggtTTCCTCACGGGGAAAGTGCAGCAGATGTATATGACAGAGTAGCCAGTTTCCAAGAAACCTTGTTTAGGCACTTTCATGACAGACAAGAGAGAAGACCCAGAgatgttgttgttcttgtcACACATGGTATTTATTCTAGAGtttttttaatgaaatGGTTTAGATGGACGTACGAGGAATTTGAATCGTTCACTAATGTTCCCAATGGGAGCGTAATGGTAATGGAACTGGACGAATCCATTAATAGATATGTCTTGAGGACGGTGTTACCCAAATGGACTGACTGCGAGGGAGACTTGACTACATAG
- the VMS1 gene encoding Vms1p (similar to Saccharomyces cerevisiae VMS1 (YDR049W); ancestral locus Anc_3.293) yields the protein MNTMSGVPKKSDLYIFDLSEQLVESLALMSFDSTLREIEADNSSHTAGEEKSESVQLRRQRGPSNSMRCTICQVEFASRDVQKAHYQTDYHLMNVKRTLRGLHILSFGEFNELISKESDKKTRDENSDTELMSSGQEDESDEASDQDSDPKVDNYMESIIENDLKRLRFQEDEPNVPSHINTQSPYIYFKSSLLPRDEVLGIYKSVFNKTSLSKPYEALTFWNSQESPLMAISALFMVGGGHFAGAIVSHQRLDIKGNAHKKNESLIEQAVNFLEHKTFHRYTTRRKQGGSQSAMDNAKGKANSAGSALRRYNESALKTDIQGVLKDWAPYLSKCENIFIRARNVSDRKVFTDSTILDKNDERIKSFPFTTSRPTVSELKKAWCELCYLKVLPRPEPLVIKQTAQWTENSNKKETPKEKQELSPEEIRTEEVVSLVKKGRAPLLIAFLKKNKLDGNFQLKPENKYSLTPTILHYASQQGLKQMVLILLSNIKCDPTIKNRLGRTAWDLTRDDDVRHAFQIARHNLGESFTNWNESHIEEPLSREQVGELNEKKHATESEKTEKLVKMELEAAKERQRSAKDAERGPGKKLTNIPSARQQNLNSLTDEQRRRLMREQRARAAEERMKRSSEK from the coding sequence ATGAATACAATGTCTGGCGTACCAAAGAAAAGTGATCTTtacatttttgatttgtcAGAGCAACTTGTGGAGTCATTAGCTTTGATGAGCTTTGATTCTACATTGCGGGAAATTGAAGCAGATAATAGCTCTCATACTGCTGGggaggaaaaaagtgaaagcGTACAATTACGAAGGCAAAGAGGTCCATCGAATTCTATGCGTTGTACAATTTGTCAAGTTGAATTTGCATCCAGAGATGTGCAAAAGGCCCATTATCAGACAGATTATCACTTGATGAACGTCAAAAGGACTCTAAGAGGACTACATATCTTATCTTTTGGTGAATTTAATGAGTTAATTTCCAAGGAGAGTGACAAAAAAACCAGAGATGAAAATTCTGACACCGAACTAATGTCGAGTGGTCAAGAGGATGAAAGTGACGAAGCCAGTGATCAGGATTCAGACCCAAAAGTTGATAACTATATGGAAAGCATAATCGAGAACGATTTAAAGAGATTAcgatttcaagaagatgagCCCAATGTTCCCAGTCATATTAATACTCAATCCCCTTATATTTATTTCAAATCAAGTCTCCTTCCAAGAGATGAGGTTCTGGGAATTTATAAGTCTGTGTTCAACAAAACGTCTCTTTCCAAACCTTATGAAGCTCTGACTTTTTGGAATTCACAAGAAAGCCCTTTGATGGCGATATCAGCCTTATTTATGGTAGGAGGTGGGCATTTCGCAGGAGCAATTGTTTCTCATCAAAGGCTCGATATCAAAGGCAATGCTCACAAGAAGAATGAGAGTCTGATTGAGCAAGCAGTTAATTTCCTGGAGCATAAGACGTTTCATAGATATACCACCAGAAGGAAGCAAGGTGGTTCTCAATCAGCAATGGACAATGCAAAGGGCAAAGCCAACTCCGCTGGTTCTGCACTTCGTAGATATAATGAAAGCGCGTTAAAAACAGATATACAAGGTGTTTTGAAAGACTGGGCTCCTTATTTGTCAAAATGTgagaatattttcattcgGGCTCGTAACGTCAGTGATAGAAAGGTTTTTACTGATAGTACTATCTTggataaaaatgatgaaagGATAAAGAGTTTCCCTTTTACTACAAGCAGACCCACGGTATCAGAGTTGAAGAAAGCATGGTGTGAACTTTGTTATCTAAAAGTTTTACCTAGGCCTGAACCATTAGTAATAAAGCAAACGGCACAATGGACTGAAAATTctaataaaaaagagacacctaaagaaaaacaagaacttTCACCGGAAGAAATTCGAACAGAAGAGGTGGTTTCTTTAGTGAAGAAGGGAAGAGCACCTCTATTGATAGCCTTcttaaaaaagaataaactTGACGGGAACTTCCAGTTGAAGCctgaaaataaatactCCTTAACTCCAACAATTTTGCATTACGCATCACAACAGGGGTTGAAACAAATGGTGCTAATTTTGCTTTCAAATATTAAGTGCGATCCTACAATTAAGAATAGATTGGGAAGGACCGCTTGGGATTTGACTAGAGATGACGACGTAAGACACGCTTTTCAGATTGCAAGACACAATTTAGGTGAGTCCTTCACTAATTGGAATGAATCGCATATCGAAGAGCCTCTAAGTAGAGAACAAGTTGGTGAACTCAATGAGAAGAAGCATGCCACGGAGAGTgagaaaacagaaaaactGGTTAAAATGGAACTAGAAGCAGCTAAGGAAAGACAGAGATCTGCTAAGGATGCTGAAAGAGGTCCAGGAAAAAAGCTAACGAATATACCTTCAGCTAGACAACAAAACCTGAACTCTTTGACAGATGAACAAAGACGCAGATTGATGAGAGAACAACGGGCTAGAGCCGCAGAggaaagaatgaaaagaagttcGGAAAAATAA